From a single Fusobacterium sp. DD2 genomic region:
- a CDS encoding MetS family NSS transporter small subunit, whose product MGSSAIAMMSLGCIIVFGGLFISIGIALKKEKENI is encoded by the coding sequence ATGGGAAGCAGTGCAATAGCAATGATGTCACTTGGATGTATAATAGTTTTTGGGGGACTATTTATATCTATTGGAATAGCATTGAAAAAAGAAAAAGAGAATATTTAA
- the tyrS gene encoding tyrosine--tRNA ligase — MDNRNVLDVLLDRGYLKQFTHEDEMRELLGKEKITFYIGFDPTADSLHVGHFIAMMFMAHMQRFGHRPIALVGGGTAMIGDPSGRTDMRKMMTKETIAHNVASIKKQMERFIDFSDGKALLVNNADWLLGLNYIDFIRDIGSQFSVNKMLAAECFKTRMEAGLSFLEFNYMLMQGYDFLVLNDKYGCVMELGGDDQWSNMIAGVDLVRKKKQKQVYAMTCTLLTNSEGKKMGKTAKGALWLDPEKTSPYEFYQYWRNVDDADVEKCLALLTFLPMDEVRRLASLEGKEINEAKKVLAFEVTKLIHGEEEARKAQEGAEAAFSDGGDMSHVPAIDFETSKMGMELLDLLLENKLIKSKGEGRKFVTQNGLTVKDEKVKDFAMQVTEDLFEDGEFVVKIGKKKIYRVVLK, encoded by the coding sequence ATGGATAACAGAAATGTATTAGATGTATTGCTAGATCGTGGATACTTAAAACAGTTTACTCACGAAGATGAGATGAGAGAACTTCTTGGAAAGGAAAAGATCACATTTTATATAGGGTTTGACCCAACAGCAGACAGTCTTCACGTAGGACACTTTATTGCTATGATGTTTATGGCACATATGCAAAGATTTGGACACAGACCTATTGCCCTAGTTGGTGGGGGAACAGCAATGATAGGTGACCCTAGTGGAAGAACAGATATGAGAAAAATGATGACTAAAGAAACAATTGCTCATAATGTTGCTTCTATTAAAAAACAAATGGAAAGATTCATAGATTTCAGTGATGGAAAGGCTTTACTTGTAAATAATGCTGACTGGCTTTTAGGACTGAACTATATTGATTTTATAAGAGATATTGGTTCTCAATTCTCAGTAAACAAAATGCTTGCTGCAGAATGTTTCAAAACTAGAATGGAAGCTGGACTTTCTTTCTTAGAATTCAACTATATGTTAATGCAAGGATATGACTTCTTAGTACTTAACGACAAATATGGTTGTGTAATGGAACTAGGTGGAGACGACCAATGGTCTAACATGATAGCTGGAGTAGATCTAGTTAGAAAGAAAAAACAAAAACAAGTATATGCTATGACATGTACACTTCTTACAAATAGTGAAGGAAAGAAAATGGGAAAAACTGCCAAAGGTGCTCTATGGCTTGACCCAGAAAAAACATCTCCATATGAATTCTATCAATACTGGAGAAACGTTGATGATGCTGACGTAGAAAAATGTTTAGCACTACTTACATTCCTACCTATGGACGAAGTAAGAAGACTTGCTAGTTTAGAAGGAAAAGAGATCAACGAAGCTAAAAAAGTACTTGCATTTGAAGTTACTAAATTAATCCACGGAGAAGAGGAAGCAAGAAAAGCTCAAGAAGGAGCAGAAGCTGCATTTAGCGATGGTGGAGATATGTCTCATGTACCAGCTATTGATTTTGAAACTTCAAAAATGGGAATGGAACTTTTAGATCTATTATTAGAAAATAAATTAATAAAATCTAAAGGTGAAGGAAGAAAATTTGTAACTCAAAATGGACTTACAGTAAAAGATGAAAAAGTTAAAGACTTTGCAATGCAAGTAACAGAAGATCTATTTGAAGATGGAGAATTCGTTGTTAAAATAGGTAAGAAAAAGATATATAGAGTAGTTTTAAAATAG
- a CDS encoding GNAT family protein encodes MILLRETVEDDIPEIYRYIHLNYVKKYCDNPEKQWETHKKWYQFLIHSDAYLLYTVSNLETGEFYGCVKFEIDGECATINVYLVEGIRHKGYSEKIIDLSIDELRMRHPEISIVLAYILEENTPSLSAFKHLGFQFDGVEEYKGLEHMLFIKTLD; translated from the coding sequence TTGATCCTATTAAGAGAAACAGTAGAGGATGATATTCCTGAGATATATAGATATATACATCTCAACTATGTAAAAAAATATTGTGATAATCCTGAAAAACAATGGGAAACTCATAAGAAGTGGTATCAGTTTCTTATTCATTCAGATGCTTATCTTCTATATACAGTTTCAAATCTTGAGACAGGTGAATTTTATGGATGTGTCAAATTTGAAATTGATGGAGAGTGTGCAACAATAAATGTCTATCTTGTAGAGGGTATAAGACATAAGGGATACAGTGAAAAAATCATAGATTTAAGTATTGATGAATTGAGAATGAGACATCCAGAGATCTCTATTGTTTTAGCATATATTTTAGAGGAGAACACACCATCTCTAAGTGCCTTTAAGCATCTTGGATTCCAGTTTGATGGAGTTGAGGAGTACAAAGGTTTAGAGCACATGCTATTTATAAAAACTTTAGATTAA
- the nth gene encoding endonuclease III: MTKKERVKIVLEKMEEKFGKPKCALNYKTPFELLVAVILSAQCTDVRVNIVTEEMFKKVNTPEGFAALSQEEIEEMIRSTGFFRNKAKNIKLCSEQLLSQYGGKIPQDMDELVKLAGVGRKTANVVRGEVWGLADGITVDTHVKRITNLLGLTKESDPIKIEKDLMKIVPKDKWIDFSHYIILQGRDKCIARRPKCNECEMNMACKHYEELKKKEAKEK, encoded by the coding sequence ATGACAAAAAAAGAGAGAGTAAAAATTGTTCTTGAAAAGATGGAGGAAAAATTTGGAAAACCAAAGTGTGCACTGAACTATAAGACACCTTTTGAGCTTTTAGTTGCTGTAATACTTTCTGCACAATGTACAGATGTGAGGGTAAATATTGTTACAGAGGAGATGTTTAAAAAAGTGAATACTCCAGAGGGATTTGCAGCTTTATCTCAGGAAGAGATAGAAGAGATGATAAGAAGTACAGGATTTTTCAGAAATAAGGCTAAGAATATAAAGCTTTGCAGTGAGCAGCTTTTATCTCAATATGGTGGAAAGATACCTCAGGATATGGATGAACTTGTAAAGTTAGCTGGTGTTGGAAGGAAGACAGCTAACGTTGTAAGAGGAGAGGTATGGGGACTTGCAGATGGTATAACTGTGGATACCCATGTAAAGAGAATAACTAACCTTTTAGGTCTTACTAAGGAAAGTGACCCTATAAAGATAGAGAAAGATTTGATGAAAATAGTTCCTAAAGATAAGTGGATAGATTTTTCCCACTATATTATTTTACAGGGAAGAGATAAGTGTATAGCAAGACGTCCTAAATGTAATGAGTGCGAAATGAATATGGCGTGCAAACACTATGAGGAGCTTAAGAAAAAAGAGGCTAAAGAAAAATAA